The segment AACCATCCTAGCTTATCAATCTCTCATCCTGAGACCACTACATCCTGTAGTATATTCCTGTTCCGTTCCGTCAGTTCCTTCCGACACTATTAATATTACGCCAATCACCTTAATAAACACAGACACCAAAATACATTTATTTTCTATTGAAAAAAAACCCAAACACACACATAGGAATAAAGGGTTTATAATCATATAGTTAAGGATATTTAAAAGACATTTGATGTTACTTAAACAACAGATATCCCACGCATTTGTAAGAGATCTCGCACAAAGGAGCAAGAGATTAACGATATAAAAACTGAAATATTCTTTTATATTTAATCTTTTTACGTATAAATCGACATATGCGTCACGCTGTAAAAACAACTTTCGCAACAAAAAGAAGAAAAAGGAACAAAGATATTTTTCTTTAAATAAAAAGAGAGGGCGTGACTTTCGCCACGCCCTTAGGTCTTACTTGCAGCATTCCCGCTACTATAGTGCTCCCTGCCTCATTCCTTTGACTGCCGATTCCTTCAGCATTGTCCTTGCGCTTCTTCCTGAAGTTGTTCCTTTGGTTATCCTAACCCGTCACCACATCCTGTTATGACTCTCTTCTCCTTCCTGGAGGTGTCCTTTACTTCGTCCTGAAGTGTTCCTTTTGTCATCCTGACTGGTAAACATCCTGCTTACCGAACTCTATCCTAGAGTGTTCCCTTCACAGTCCTTGTTTGATAAGCCATCCTAGTTTATCAACCTCTCATCCTGAGACCACTACATCCTGTAGTATATTCCTGTTCCGTTCCGTCAGCTCCTTCCGACACCAATAAGATTACGCGATTTGCTTTTTTAAACAATAAAGCTCTATCAATAATTTATAAAAATTTTTTTGATAAAATACATATCAATAAATAAAACAATTAAAATCAATCAGATAAAAAAAAAGTGACGACATTTAGTATGCTTATAAGATTGTTTTCTCACGCTGTTGTAAGCGATCTCTCACAACAGGAATAGTAAAAAAGACAGTTTGAATACACTATACTTTGCTTAATATCTCGGTCATGATTATGAGGAAACGATGATGGAACAATTTCAGCACAATTTATCTCATTTATTCAGCCAATTAGGACTTAATAATTCAGATGAGTTTATACAATCATTCATCATCCAACATCAGCTAGCCCAACATCAAAATATTGCTGAAGCACCTTTTTTCTCTGTTATACAGCGCCGATTTATAAAGGAATGCCAAGAGCAAGATGCGGACTGGTGTGAAGTGATTGATCAACTTGATGCTTTACTAAGAAAGTAAATGCGTTGTTATATGTAGGATACTAAAAACAATGTCGACAATTACCCAAGAATTAGAGAGTGCGATTAGTTCTTTAATCTCAGAAGGAAAAGAGCCTTCTGTTGCCTTAATAAAATCACGATTAGCGACGCCTCTACCGATCCCGGTTATTATCAAAGCGCTTCAAGCATGGAAAAAAAATGCCAAAGTTCCAACGATTGAAAAGCAAACCAAAGCGCTCACCGCGGAAGAACGTATCACTCAACTCGAACAACAGATCATCACACTTTCAACTCGCTTAGCTAAATTAGAAGCTCAGCAATAATAAAAAGGCTCCTTTGATGAAATCAGGAGCCTTATTTATATTATTGGTAGTTCCATGATAGATTTGAAACTAATCGGCATTTATCGCATTTAAAATGAAATAAACCATGTAAAGGATCCTCTACACGCCAATCATTACTACATTTAGGGCATGTTCGGTTTATTTCACTCTCGAGACTTTCGCCACCAACACGATAAAGATAGTAATAAGTCGGTATGCGGGTTGTTGATTCAATGTGCTCACGTAATTTCTCACCACGAGAAAACAGTTCACTATCAACCTCACCAATTTCATCTAGTGCCATTTTTATTGCTGGTTGGCTCTTATTTGCCATCTGAATTTCATCAAAGGCTTGCCATTCTGTTTGCCATTTAACCAATGCCTTATAATCACCATCAAGATGAGCACCAGTCTGATAGAGTGGGATCGGCAATAATGAATCACCACTACGTAACGGCGAACATGTATGTACATAGGTTGTATAAAGCACTTGCCACGATGGCTTGCTCTGCTCAGTTGCCGCTTCTGAATTTAAATCAATCCCTAACACTTTTATTTTTGGTGTCAGTAAGCAAGCATCACTCAACTTTTCAAAACAACGTGTCACTTGTTCACTATTGTATTTCGGATGCAGACTGTCTTTTTCAGGACATACTGCACGGACACGAAAAACCCCATCATCAACCGTAATCGGAAACTCGCGTCCTAGCACTTGACCGTTATAACGTAAATCATCCATTAATCCATTAATGGCACGATCCACACGTGATAGCGTTGTATTATCAAAACACTCAAACTGTAACTCTACAACGTACACTTTTTATTCCTCTGTTATTACGGGGGTTAACTGAGTTAAAAACTCTTCAACATTGACCGCTAACACTTCACGAATATCTTTACCTAGCGTTTCTCGTAAGACATTCCCCGTTAAATTACAGATAGAGATCACTTCAAACTCGGCTTCTAGTGCTGCAATAAAAACAGTAGGCTTTAGCTTTAAACGACGTTGTGTCACTAAGTGACCTAAAATATTTTGTTGTAAGCGATCTATATCGTCTTCATTAAAAGCTTGAAGTAAATCTAACTCAACATCACCAAACTTTGCTCGCATATCACCACTAAATTGTGAGCAATAAAAGTCATGAACATCTTGATGTAGTGTAAGTTCAATCCCTTTTTCAACACCAGATAATGTTCCAATAGGATTTCGAGACATCGGCTTCCATGTCACCATATCGCCAGAATCATGGATCACACAGGGGGAATCTAAGCCAACAAGATCCTGACTTTCTGGAAAACCGCGATCTGCATCACACCATGCTTGCAAATAACGAGAAGAAAAGTCAGATAAAGCACAGGTAACTGGATGATTCATTCGCAACCTCATTAAAGATTCAGTAAACTTTAGACTTGAAAACCGTTTTTACGGACTATCAATTCTAATCCAAGAGTGTCATAGACAGTATGAGTAAATATAAAGACGCTAAAGAATTAGCTGGTTTAACCCTTGGTAAAACCACAGAGTATAAAGATCAGTACGACCCATCGCTACTACAAGCTGTACCGAGAAGCCTAAACCGTACCGATCTCAATATCAGTGATGATGCACTCCCTTTCACTGGCTATGATATTTGGACGTTGTACGAATTGTCATGGTTAAATAGTAAAGGTCTACCACAAGTTGCCATTGGTGAAGTACGTCTACCAGCTTCAAGTCCAAACTTGATTGAATCTAAATCTTTCAAGCTTTACCTGAATAGCTTTAATCAAACACGATTTGAAAGTTGGCAAGGTATTGCAGACACACTGCAGATTGATCTGTCACGCTGCGCAGGTGCTGATGTTGACGTCACAATTCAACCATTAGAAGATTTTAGCGAACAACCTATCGTGAATTTCTTCGGCACTTGTATTGATGATCAAGATATCGAAATTGAGGACTATGGCTTCAATCCTGCACTACTTGAAAATAGTGTAGAGGAGGAAGAAGTAGAAGAAATCCTACATAGCCATCTGTTAAAATCAAATTGTCTGATCACCAGCCAGCCTGATTGGGGCAGTGTCCGTATTGCTTATAAAGGCAAACGTATTAATCGTGAAAAATTGCTACGTTATATCGTTTCTTTCCGCAATCATAATGAATTCCATGAGCAATGTGTTGAGCGTATTTTCAGTGATATCATGAAATACTGCAAACCCGAGTTGTTAACGGTATATGCACGTTATACACGCCGTGGTGGCTTAGATATTAACCCTTATCGTACCAATATGGGTAAATCACCTAGCGACAACTTCCGTCTCGCTCGCCAGTAATTAGACTCTGTTAGCGAAATCAACATTAAGTCCAGCAAAAAACCTGTCTTTGCTGGACTTGATGCCTTAAGCCAGTAAAATCAACACTATTCGTTTTTTGTTGTCTTGGGATGATATGTTTTTTCGCCGTTTGCTTTGCACTGCTCTCTTTTTGTTCTTAACTTCATTTAGCCTGCAAGCAAAAATCTACACCGTCCCTATGCTTTCTGAAGCTAACAGCTTGCTACTTAGTCAGCCTGAGCGAGCACTTTCTATTACCCAAAAATACCTCAGCCAACGTCGCTTAAGTAAACCTCAAGACCCCGCTAGAGTTCATATCAATGAAGAAAGTGATCATACTATCCGAACACCATTAAATACGGTGAATGCTCTGCAAATTCAAGCTAAAGCACTATCGATTTTACAACGTTCAGAACAAGCTATTGCCGTTATCAAAAAAGCTGAAAAAATTGCTACTGAACATCACCTTATTTATCCTTTATATGAAAGTCAGTTATTGCTAGCTACGTTCTATTGGGAAAACCTTCGTAATAGCACGACTGCATTAAAGATGCTCGATAATATTGATGCTGAAAGTCGCAAAGCTCCCTCGCTCAAGCTGACAAAGCAACTACAAGTCCTTAAATATCGTTCGTTAATGTTACGTGCCAACATTGAATCAAGTATTGGTG is part of the Photobacterium angustum genome and harbors:
- a CDS encoding DUF2789 domain-containing protein, which gives rise to MEQFQHNLSHLFSQLGLNNSDEFIQSFIIQHQLAQHQNIAEAPFFSVIQRRFIKECQEQDADWCEVIDQLDALLRK
- a CDS encoding Zn-ribbon-containing protein, yielding MYVVELQFECFDNTTLSRVDRAINGLMDDLRYNGQVLGREFPITVDDGVFRVRAVCPEKDSLHPKYNSEQVTRCFEKLSDACLLTPKIKVLGIDLNSEAATEQSKPSWQVLYTTYVHTCSPLRSGDSLLPIPLYQTGAHLDGDYKALVKWQTEWQAFDEIQMANKSQPAIKMALDEIGEVDSELFSRGEKLREHIESTTRIPTYYYLYRVGGESLESEINRTCPKCSNDWRVEDPLHGLFHFKCDKCRLVSNLSWNYQ
- the syd gene encoding SecY-interacting protein, which gives rise to MNHPVTCALSDFSSRYLQAWCDADRGFPESQDLVGLDSPCVIHDSGDMVTWKPMSRNPIGTLSGVEKGIELTLHQDVHDFYCSQFSGDMRAKFGDVELDLLQAFNEDDIDRLQQNILGHLVTQRRLKLKPTVFIAALEAEFEVISICNLTGNVLRETLGKDIREVLAVNVEEFLTQLTPVITEE
- the queF gene encoding NADPH-dependent 7-cyano-7-deazaguanine reductase QueF (Catalyzes the NADPH-dependent reduction of 7-cyano-7-deazaguanine (preQ0) to 7-aminomethyl-7-deazaguanine (preQ1) in queuosine biosynthesis) gives rise to the protein MSKYKDAKELAGLTLGKTTEYKDQYDPSLLQAVPRSLNRTDLNISDDALPFTGYDIWTLYELSWLNSKGLPQVAIGEVRLPASSPNLIESKSFKLYLNSFNQTRFESWQGIADTLQIDLSRCAGADVDVTIQPLEDFSEQPIVNFFGTCIDDQDIEIEDYGFNPALLENSVEEEEVEEILHSHLLKSNCLITSQPDWGSVRIAYKGKRINREKLLRYIVSFRNHNEFHEQCVERIFSDIMKYCKPELLTVYARYTRRGGLDINPYRTNMGKSPSDNFRLARQ